In the genome of Candidatus Zixiibacteriota bacterium, one region contains:
- the nuoK gene encoding NADH-quinone oxidoreductase subunit NuoK, which yields MIPESAFVIVAMVLFGIGTVGVLISRNMIIIFMCVELMLNAANLVLIAFSRSLGIMDGHAFVFLVLTVAAAEAAVGLAIILAIYRNRETVNIDRFSILKW from the coding sequence ATGATACCTGAGTCGGCTTTTGTGATTGTGGCCATGGTTCTTTTTGGAATCGGAACCGTTGGCGTGCTTATCTCGCGCAACATGATTATTATCTTCATGTGCGTCGAGTTGATGCTCAACGCTGCCAACTTGGTTCTGATAGCGTTCTCAAGATCACTGGGAATTATGGATGGCCACGCTTTTGTATTTTTAGTGCTGACCGTAGCTGCTGCCGAAGCGGCCGTTGGTTTGGCGATTATATTGGCAATATACCGAAACCGAGAAACTGTAAATATCGACCGCTTCAGCATTCTGAAATGGTAG
- a CDS encoding NADH-quinone oxidoreductase subunit J produces MNLDIAIFVISAAVAVFGATMMIAQRNPVASVLYMIVSLIAQAVLYIQLGAMFLGAVLIIVYAGAILVLFLFIIMLLNLRGNEDLGKKSSPVSQATKFLVSILFVIELVFVVRSGFVVDRVVGETAVAGFGSVEEVAMLLFTRYLYPFELASVLLLAAIVGAVVMARRERRDDQPTTVGEGTE; encoded by the coding sequence ATGAATTTAGATATAGCCATATTTGTGATCTCGGCAGCGGTGGCCGTTTTTGGCGCCACCATGATGATTGCCCAGCGAAACCCGGTTGCGTCGGTACTATACATGATTGTCTCACTGATTGCTCAGGCGGTACTGTATATTCAGCTGGGGGCGATGTTTCTTGGAGCCGTATTGATCATTGTCTATGCCGGTGCTATTTTGGTGCTATTTCTATTTATCATTATGTTGCTTAATCTTCGCGGCAATGAAGATCTGGGTAAGAAATCTTCCCCGGTGAGTCAGGCCACTAAATTCCTGGTTTCAATTCTGTTTGTTATTGAATTGGTTTTTGTTGTGCGCAGTGGGTTTGTTGTCGACAGGGTTGTCGGCGAAACAGCCGTGGCCGGATTCGGTTCGGTCGAAGAAGTGGCTATGCTATTGTTTACCCGTTACCTGTATCCGTTTGAGTTGGCCTCGGTTCTGCTGTTGGCGGCCATCGTAGGGGCGGTTGTGATGGCCCGACGTGAACGCCGTGACGATCAGCCGACAACGGTCGGGGAAGGAACGGAATAG
- the nuoI gene encoding NADH-quinone oxidoreductase subunit NuoI — protein MPVGLMTTLKHLFKKPVTLDYPRQKKQMFPRYRGRHFLERYDDGSERCVSCGLCAAACPADAIYMEPEEGEHGERRARVYEINLLRCIFCGFCEEACPEEAIFLGQEYEFSDDNRNSFLWVKEDMLVPHPRKDNPLKIIIRRARRVYGVTE, from the coding sequence ATGCCAGTGGGGTTGATGACCACACTGAAGCATTTGTTCAAGAAACCTGTGACGCTTGACTACCCCCGCCAGAAAAAACAGATGTTTCCCCGGTATCGCGGACGGCATTTCCTGGAACGTTACGATGATGGTTCCGAGCGTTGCGTCTCTTGCGGTCTTTGCGCCGCTGCCTGTCCGGCGGATGCCATCTATATGGAACCGGAAGAAGGAGAGCATGGCGAGCGTCGTGCCCGGGTATATGAAATCAATTTGTTACGGTGCATCTTCTGTGGTTTCTGTGAGGAAGCCTGCCCTGAAGAAGCCATTTTCCTGGGACAGGAGTACGAGTTCAGTGATGACAATCGCAATTCCTTCCTGTGGGTGAAGGAGGATATGTTGGTGCCTCATCCGCGCAAAGATAATCCTCTGAAAATAATCATTCGTAGGGCAAGGCGAGTGTATGGGGTGACAGAGTAG
- the nuoH gene encoding NADH-quinone oxidoreductase subunit NuoH: MLEFLIIASLKVIVVVVAVLTGCAYSTYLERKVLGRLQHRIGPLYAGPHGILQPVADGLKLIFKEDLVPDKVERITYAMAPLLAFVPAMLVFAVVPFSSDFELFGRPITGIVSDLNIGVLWVFAVTSLGVYGLVLAGWSSGSKYSLMGAIRCSAQMISYEVAYGLSIVGVILIANTLSMRELVEQQASITDWFVFRQPLGFLLFIICAVAETNRAPFDLPEAESELVAGYHTEYSSMRFSTFFIAEYANMIAVACVATTLFFGGWQGPFLPPVLWFCIKVFLFMFFYIWLRATFPRFRYDQLMAFGWKVLFPLALLNTMGTAGLIVLTDWL; encoded by the coding sequence ATGTTGGAATTCTTGATCATAGCATCTCTCAAGGTCATTGTCGTCGTTGTGGCGGTGTTGACTGGATGCGCCTACTCAACCTACCTGGAACGTAAGGTTCTTGGCCGCCTTCAGCACCGCATCGGACCTCTGTATGCCGGTCCGCATGGCATACTCCAGCCAGTGGCTGATGGCCTTAAGCTGATATTCAAGGAAGACCTCGTTCCTGACAAGGTCGAACGTATCACCTACGCTATGGCACCTTTGCTGGCTTTTGTTCCGGCCATGTTGGTTTTTGCTGTGGTGCCGTTCTCCAGTGATTTCGAATTGTTCGGGCGTCCGATAACCGGTATCGTCTCTGATCTCAATATAGGCGTGCTATGGGTATTTGCTGTTACATCACTCGGCGTCTATGGTCTGGTGCTGGCCGGGTGGTCATCAGGATCGAAATACTCACTCATGGGTGCTATCAGATGCTCAGCGCAGATGATCTCGTACGAGGTGGCCTATGGCCTGTCCATAGTCGGTGTCATCCTGATAGCTAACACCCTTTCGATGCGTGAGCTGGTTGAACAGCAGGCAAGCATTACTGACTGGTTTGTATTTAGACAGCCGCTCGGGTTCCTTCTGTTTATCATTTGTGCCGTAGCTGAGACCAACCGCGCCCCGTTTGATCTACCGGAAGCGGAGTCGGAACTTGTGGCCGGCTACCACACCGAGTATTCTTCAATGAGATTTTCGACATTTTTCATAGCCGAATATGCAAACATGATTGCTGTTGCTTGTGTTGCCACCACGCTTTTCTTTGGTGGCTGGCAGGGGCCGTTCCTGCCCCCGGTGTTGTGGTTTTGCATCAAGGTGTTCCTGTTCATGTTTTTCTATATTTGGCTGCGAGCCACCTTCCCGAGGTTCCGCTATGATCAGTTGATGGCTTTCGGGTGGAAGGTGCTGTTCCCTCTGGCGTTGCTTAATACGATGGGAACGGCGGGATTGATAGTGCTGACGGATTGGTTGTGA
- the nuoG gene encoding NADH-quinone oxidoreductase subunit NuoG — protein MTEDTKDKTQAKAQTPAVTFTLNGEEVTVAKGTTLLEAARSNGIHIPTFCWHPKLKSVGSCRMCYVEVEKWPKLAVSCATEAMDGMIVHTDSDLVKQGRKAVLSFILANHPLDCPTCDKGGECDLQDLTFTHGIDDSDFDFQKNRFTSGAEASIFDDKRIGPEIILNRNRCILCYRCVRANKEAFGEYDLGVFERGNMAEIDAAPGRQVDNPFSGNLSGNCPVGALTSVDWRYKMRVWKAKTTPSICPFSSSGANTLIYSNKNKNIIGRVMARCNDDIDDGWLADITKYGYQMANSEERLQVPLIKKEGKQVEATWDEALEVIGRRFKEITEKEGKVCIGGLASPNLDNSSLFSFSKLFRTVLKNNNIDFRTDYRMLPDKHDTHFGMLCSRSFTIADIDDSDVIVVVGSDMIREHHNEYLRIRKAVNFHNARVFSLNPYAVKSADIAEAEIVYNIGTEEVLLTAIGLAAIELDLVDREMASGFADKAKLGSLAEAVGQCGASVETVRILARALVEARKVSIILGELTTSSRRREAIAAAMYNLNRLFGFDAKGQMAVLARYANSRGAELLGLLPYPSAWQTEKLKSLWGEFPDAEARSTDAILALMSKEEISGGLVLGANPVMLYPDRQFVLEALNRLDFMVACDLFETETTELADVVLPLSSWAEYEGTYVNLEGCLQVGAQAIKPIGQSKPAYEIVKLIAQKLDATLFESDQQLISEMDELLSHEHDDVTPDDFIEVSAVAEDTEEEYPIPLVVCDDPHHTGHLTQKSPSLSNFTGEAYVEMSADLAARLGVTEGQPVRVESPVGKIVVPVRVSEFIENDIVLMPRNFSQTWVTSLLMRKKRIDRVKITKVDE, from the coding sequence ATGACCGAAGACACAAAAGATAAAACCCAGGCGAAGGCTCAGACGCCCGCCGTTACTTTCACGCTGAATGGCGAGGAAGTCACGGTTGCCAAGGGTACAACTCTCCTTGAGGCAGCTCGCAGCAACGGGATTCATATCCCCACTTTTTGCTGGCACCCCAAGCTTAAGTCGGTTGGATCCTGCCGGATGTGTTACGTCGAGGTCGAAAAATGGCCCAAGCTGGCTGTATCCTGCGCTACTGAAGCGATGGATGGGATGATCGTCCATACCGACTCCGACCTGGTCAAACAAGGACGAAAAGCGGTGTTGTCATTCATCCTGGCCAACCATCCCCTAGACTGTCCTACCTGTGACAAAGGGGGGGAGTGCGACCTTCAGGATTTGACTTTTACACACGGAATAGACGATAGCGACTTTGATTTCCAGAAAAACCGATTCACCAGCGGGGCGGAAGCCAGCATCTTCGACGACAAGCGTATCGGGCCGGAGATTATTCTCAATCGCAACCGCTGCATTCTCTGTTATCGATGTGTTCGGGCTAACAAGGAGGCCTTTGGCGAATATGATCTGGGCGTCTTTGAGCGGGGCAACATGGCCGAAATCGATGCCGCTCCTGGACGACAAGTCGACAATCCATTTTCAGGAAATCTTTCAGGCAATTGTCCGGTCGGCGCGCTCACCAGTGTTGACTGGCGCTACAAGATGCGTGTCTGGAAGGCCAAAACGACGCCCTCAATTTGTCCTTTTTCCAGTTCGGGTGCTAACACGCTGATCTATTCCAATAAGAACAAGAATATAATTGGCCGCGTAATGGCTCGTTGCAATGACGATATCGATGACGGCTGGTTGGCCGACATTACAAAATATGGCTACCAGATGGCCAATTCCGAAGAACGACTGCAGGTCCCGTTGATCAAGAAGGAAGGGAAGCAAGTCGAGGCTACCTGGGATGAAGCTCTCGAAGTCATCGGTCGTCGATTCAAGGAGATAACTGAGAAGGAAGGCAAAGTCTGTATCGGCGGGCTGGCCTCACCCAATCTTGACAACTCCTCCTTGTTCAGTTTCTCCAAGCTGTTCCGGACCGTACTCAAGAACAACAATATTGATTTCCGTACCGACTACCGCATGTTGCCCGACAAACACGACACCCATTTCGGAATGCTTTGCAGTCGTTCGTTTACGATTGCCGACATTGACGACAGTGATGTGATTGTGGTTGTAGGTTCTGATATGATAAGAGAACACCACAATGAATATTTGCGGATTCGCAAGGCGGTCAATTTCCACAATGCGCGTGTTTTTTCTCTTAATCCCTATGCGGTAAAATCGGCTGATATCGCCGAAGCAGAAATTGTCTATAATATTGGTACCGAAGAGGTTCTGCTGACGGCAATTGGCCTGGCCGCCATCGAGTTAGATTTGGTTGACCGCGAAATGGCGAGTGGTTTCGCAGACAAAGCGAAACTTGGCAGTCTGGCGGAAGCCGTTGGCCAATGCGGCGCCTCGGTCGAGACTGTGAGGATTCTTGCTCGTGCTTTGGTTGAGGCCAGGAAAGTCAGTATTATCCTTGGAGAACTGACTACCAGCTCCCGCAGACGGGAAGCGATTGCGGCGGCCATGTATAATCTCAATCGATTGTTTGGTTTTGATGCCAAGGGGCAGATGGCAGTGCTGGCACGCTATGCTAACTCACGAGGAGCGGAGTTGCTTGGTTTGTTGCCGTATCCGTCTGCATGGCAAACTGAAAAGCTCAAATCGCTATGGGGTGAGTTCCCGGATGCGGAGGCGCGTTCAACTGACGCTATTCTGGCACTGATGTCCAAAGAGGAGATCAGTGGTGGTTTAGTACTGGGCGCCAATCCCGTCATGCTTTATCCAGACCGGCAGTTTGTCCTGGAGGCTCTAAACCGGCTCGATTTCATGGTTGCCTGTGATCTGTTCGAGACTGAGACCACTGAGTTGGCTGATGTTGTTCTGCCGTTGTCCAGTTGGGCCGAGTATGAAGGTACGTATGTCAATCTGGAGGGCTGTCTTCAAGTGGGTGCTCAGGCTATCAAGCCGATAGGTCAATCCAAGCCGGCCTACGAAATTGTCAAACTGATTGCCCAAAAACTGGATGCGACCTTGTTCGAATCAGACCAGCAACTGATCTCCGAGATGGACGAGTTGTTGTCGCACGAACATGATGATGTGACACCGGACGATTTCATTGAAGTGTCAGCCGTGGCTGAGGACACTGAGGAAGAGTATCCGATCCCGTTGGTGGTCTGCGACGATCCGCATCACACCGGCCACTTGACCCAGAAATCCCCTTCACTGAGCAATTTCACCGGCGAGGCGTATGTTGAGATGTCCGCCGACCTGGCTGCTCGATTGGGAGTGACCGAAGGACAGCCGGTGCGAGTTGAATCGCCAGTTGGCAAAATAGTCGTACCAGTCAGGGTGTCGGAGTTTATCGAAAATGATATCGTTCTTATGCCGCGAAATTTCTCCCAGACCTGGGTGACGTCGTTGCTAATGCGTAAGAAACGAATTGACCGGGTTAAGATAACTAAGGTAGACGAGTAG
- the nuoF gene encoding NADH-quinone oxidoreductase subunit NuoF — protein MFYSPVRTNATEVAQSDRLHLFRHVEDPEQIKVEKYEEHGGYVAWKKVLSGMDRDQVIAEVKGSGLRGRGGAGFPTGLKWGFVPKDSPKPRYLCCNADESEPGTCKDRVLMERDPHAVIEGMAIASYAINCHLMFIYIRGEFAYCAERMEAAMKEARAAGHLGKNIYGSGYDLDMIVHTGGGAYICGEETSLLNSIEGKRGLSRIRPPFPAVEGLYACPTIVNNVESLASVPHIINRGADWYKSLGTEKSCGSKIFSLSGHVNRPGNYEVELGFSLKKLIYDEAYGGGILGGKKLKGVIPGGSSTPFLTPDMIDVNLDYESLVEGGSMLGSGAVIVFHEESCIVWIIKKLIHFYRHESCGKCTPCREGTAWLEKLINRIEAGQGKPGDVEKIEEICGNIMGRTVCPLGDAAVMPIISTLKLWRDEWQYHIDHSKCMVRSEFGFR, from the coding sequence ATGTTCTATTCTCCGGTAAGAACCAATGCCACCGAAGTGGCTCAGAGTGATCGACTACACCTCTTTAGGCATGTCGAAGACCCGGAGCAGATCAAGGTCGAGAAATACGAAGAGCATGGTGGGTACGTAGCCTGGAAAAAAGTGCTTTCCGGAATGGATCGAGACCAGGTAATCGCAGAAGTGAAAGGTTCCGGTTTGCGAGGGAGAGGCGGAGCCGGATTTCCCACCGGTCTCAAATGGGGTTTCGTTCCCAAGGATTCTCCCAAACCACGTTATCTCTGTTGCAACGCCGACGAGTCCGAGCCGGGTACCTGCAAGGATCGGGTACTCATGGAGCGTGATCCGCATGCGGTCATTGAAGGCATGGCTATTGCCTCTTATGCCATCAATTGCCACCTGATGTTTATCTATATCCGGGGCGAGTTTGCCTACTGTGCGGAACGGATGGAAGCAGCCATGAAAGAAGCACGTGCTGCTGGTCATCTCGGCAAAAACATCTATGGTAGCGGATATGATCTGGACATGATTGTCCATACCGGTGGTGGGGCGTACATCTGCGGAGAAGAGACATCCCTACTTAACTCGATTGAGGGGAAACGCGGCTTGTCCCGTATTCGTCCGCCGTTCCCGGCGGTTGAAGGTCTGTACGCCTGCCCGACGATTGTCAACAACGTCGAGTCGCTCGCCAGTGTACCGCATATTATCAACCGCGGCGCAGACTGGTATAAATCACTCGGGACCGAAAAATCCTGTGGAAGTAAGATATTTTCATTGTCCGGCCATGTGAATCGACCGGGTAATTACGAAGTGGAACTTGGTTTCTCACTGAAGAAACTGATTTATGACGAAGCCTACGGCGGTGGTATCCTTGGCGGCAAGAAACTCAAGGGCGTGATTCCCGGTGGATCATCGACCCCGTTTCTGACACCGGACATGATTGATGTCAACCTGGACTACGAATCACTGGTTGAGGGCGGCTCAATGCTTGGCTCAGGGGCGGTCATTGTGTTCCACGAAGAGTCTTGTATCGTCTGGATCATAAAAAAGTTGATTCATTTTTACCGCCATGAGTCGTGTGGCAAATGTACTCCATGTCGGGAAGGAACTGCCTGGCTGGAAAAATTGATCAATCGCATTGAGGCTGGTCAGGGCAAGCCTGGTGACGTTGAAAAGATAGAAGAAATCTGCGGTAACATTATGGGACGCACAGTGTGCCCGCTTGGTGATGCCGCTGTGATGCCAATCATATCGACACTCAAATTGTGGCGCGATGAATGGCAGTATCACATTGACCATAGCAAATGTATGGTGAGGTCGGAATTTGGATTCCGGTAG
- the nuoE gene encoding NADH-quinone oxidoreductase subunit NuoE, giving the protein MILTEESVNKITEKLAQYPQPKSAILPALTIAYRQVGHIDADIYTEISRIINIPMVEIAEAATFYTMFAKKPRGKYLLQVCHNISCALLGADSLVGYLQEKLGIKIGETTEDNLFTLVTVECLGSCATAPMIQINNDYYENLTREKVDQILEDLRNKA; this is encoded by the coding sequence ATGATTCTGACTGAGGAATCGGTAAACAAGATCACCGAGAAGCTGGCTCAGTATCCTCAGCCCAAGTCCGCTATTCTGCCTGCCCTGACGATTGCCTATCGGCAGGTGGGGCATATCGATGCTGATATTTATACCGAAATCTCCCGCATCATAAATATACCGATGGTAGAGATCGCCGAAGCGGCGACTTTCTATACTATGTTCGCCAAGAAACCGCGTGGGAAATATCTTCTCCAGGTTTGTCATAACATTTCCTGTGCGCTGCTCGGAGCAGATTCCCTGGTAGGTTATCTTCAGGAAAAACTTGGCATTAAGATCGGTGAAACGACCGAGGACAACCTGTTTACGCTGGTGACGGTGGAGTGTCTGGGGTCATGTGCCACCGCGCCCATGATACAGATTAATAATGATTATTATGAGAACCTGACTCGCGAAAAAGTGGATCAGATTCTTGAGGATTTGAGAAACAAAGCGTGA
- the nuoD gene encoding NADH dehydrogenase (quinone) subunit D — protein sequence MGPQHPSTHGVLRVVLEIDGETVVKAKPVIGYLHTGIEKTMESKLYHKLLPITDRMDYLAPMSNNLGYSLAVEKLMEIEVPEKVKWARVCLAELTRVNSHLVWVGTHGLDLGAMSMLLYAFRERESVLDIYEACGGQRMMTSYIRIGGLSHDLPKDFDKRVRHMIKRVHEGLSDYEKLLTDNEIFINRTKGVAVISAEDAINLSLTGPMLRGSGVKHDLRKDNPYSGYENFDFDVPIGKNGDAYDRYILRLEEIRQSLRICEQALDGMPEGPFRAHVPGVVLPPKEDVLSKMESLIFHFKIITDGFDAPTGSVYQAIESPKGEIGFFITGDGTNIPRRVRVRPPAFVNLSSLPTLVEGRLFADVVCAIGSIDIILGEVDR from the coding sequence ATGGGTCCTCAGCACCCATCGACACACGGTGTGTTGCGCGTGGTTCTGGAGATTGATGGCGAGACGGTTGTCAAAGCCAAGCCGGTGATTGGATATCTTCACACCGGTATCGAAAAAACCATGGAGTCCAAGCTCTACCACAAACTATTGCCAATTACTGACCGCATGGATTATCTCGCCCCTATGTCCAACAACCTCGGCTATAGTCTGGCTGTTGAGAAGTTGATGGAAATCGAAGTCCCGGAGAAAGTCAAATGGGCGCGGGTATGTCTGGCCGAACTCACCAGAGTCAATTCGCATTTGGTCTGGGTGGGTACTCATGGTCTGGATCTTGGTGCCATGTCAATGTTACTCTATGCTTTCCGTGAGCGTGAGTCGGTCCTCGATATCTATGAAGCTTGCGGCGGACAGCGAATGATGACTTCGTATATTCGCATCGGTGGTCTGTCGCACGATCTTCCCAAGGATTTTGACAAACGAGTGCGCCATATGATCAAAAGAGTTCATGAGGGCCTCTCCGATTATGAGAAGTTGCTAACGGACAACGAGATATTTATTAATCGAACTAAGGGTGTGGCAGTCATATCGGCTGAAGATGCCATCAATCTCTCCCTGACCGGCCCGATGCTGCGTGGTAGCGGGGTCAAGCATGACCTGCGCAAGGATAACCCGTACAGCGGCTACGAAAACTTTGATTTCGATGTTCCGATTGGCAAGAATGGCGACGCCTATGATCGGTACATACTTCGACTTGAGGAAATTCGCCAATCATTGCGCATTTGTGAACAGGCTCTTGATGGTATGCCTGAAGGCCCTTTCCGTGCCCACGTACCGGGGGTTGTTCTTCCGCCCAAGGAAGATGTGCTCTCCAAGATGGAATCACTGATATTCCATTTCAAGATTATCACGGATGGTTTTGATGCCCCCACCGGTTCGGTGTACCAGGCGATAGAATCACCCAAGGGTGAGATCGGATTCTTTATTACTGGCGACGGCACCAACATTCCGCGCCGTGTGCGTGTGAGACCGCCCGCTTTTGTCAATTTGAGCTCACTACCCACCTTGGTAGAGGGTAGGCTTTTTGCTGACGTTGTGTGTGCGATTGGATCAATTGATATTATTTTGGGAGAGGTTGATCGATGA
- a CDS encoding NADH-quinone oxidoreductase subunit C, with the protein MEEKVRQFLQSKFGEIIKREDGFRGEQTFMIDADSLFSVCEALHDNDELDIKFLADITAIDWFGHESAEEGRFEVVYNLYSLSYCYRFFLNIRLGEDNPTVRSITDIWAGANWLEREVYDMFGVTFEGHPDLTRILTPDDFEGHPLRKDFRQPYEQPTFTWNKDQPPEVTK; encoded by the coding sequence ATGGAAGAGAAAGTCAGACAGTTTCTTCAAAGCAAATTTGGTGAAATCATCAAACGTGAAGATGGTTTCCGTGGCGAGCAGACATTTATGATTGACGCTGATTCGCTTTTTTCTGTCTGTGAAGCTCTGCACGACAATGACGAACTTGATATCAAGTTTTTGGCGGATATCACAGCGATTGACTGGTTTGGACATGAGTCGGCCGAGGAAGGACGATTTGAAGTCGTCTACAACCTCTATAGCCTGTCATATTGTTATCGATTTTTCCTTAATATCCGTCTTGGTGAAGATAATCCGACAGTGCGTTCGATTACCGATATTTGGGCGGGAGCCAATTGGCTGGAACGCGAAGTTTACGATATGTTCGGGGTCACGTTTGAAGGCCATCCTGATTTGACTCGCATTCTTACACCGGACGATTTTGAAGGTCATCCGTTGCGTAAGGATTTCCGTCAACCGTACGAACAGCCGACCTTTACCTGGAACAAAGATCAACCTCCTGAGGTTACTAAGTGA
- a CDS encoding NADH-quinone oxidoreductase subunit B: MGLEEKIPDSIILTTLEKVANWSRKRSMWPLGFGLACCAIEMISAYGPHFDMARFGMEVMRPSPRQADLMIVAGRVSLKMAPVVKTLYEQMPNPKWVIAMGSCASCGGVFNNYAVLQGVDRIIPVDVYVPGCPPRPEQLIDGILKLYEKVEKTSLKNHPEEWGRRV, translated from the coding sequence ATGGGACTAGAAGAAAAAATCCCCGATTCAATAATCCTGACCACGCTTGAGAAGGTCGCCAACTGGTCTCGCAAGCGATCTATGTGGCCACTTGGGTTTGGGTTAGCGTGTTGCGCAATTGAGATGATCTCTGCCTATGGTCCCCATTTTGACATGGCCCGATTTGGAATGGAAGTTATGCGTCCATCCCCGCGCCAGGCGGACCTGATGATAGTTGCCGGTCGGGTATCATTGAAGATGGCCCCGGTTGTTAAGACCCTATACGAGCAGATGCCTAACCCCAAATGGGTTATTGCTATGGGGTCCTGTGCCTCCTGTGGCGGCGTATTCAACAACTACGCCGTTTTGCAGGGAGTAGATCGTATTATTCCGGTGGACGTATATGTGCCTGGTTGCCCGCCGCGTCCGGAACAATTGATAGATGGAATACTCAAGCTGTATGAGAAGGTAGAGAAGACCTCTCTGAAGAATCATCCCGAAGAATGGGGACGCAGGGTCTGA
- a CDS encoding NADH-quinone oxidoreductase subunit A, whose protein sequence is MFETFYPILFLVVVASGIALLLIFFSIFLGYRSKMGRKGEPYECGLTPVGSTKEPVPVKFYMVAILFILFDIEVIFLYPWAVISRQLGLFGFLEMVVFVIILLVGYFYILGRGALKWD, encoded by the coding sequence ATGTTTGAAACATTCTATCCGATCTTGTTTCTGGTCGTTGTCGCCAGTGGCATCGCGCTACTTTTGATATTCTTTTCAATATTCCTTGGCTATCGAAGCAAGATGGGGCGCAAGGGAGAACCCTACGAATGCGGTCTGACTCCGGTCGGCTCGACCAAAGAGCCGGTTCCGGTGAAGTTCTACATGGTGGCGATTCTGTTTATTCTCTTTGACATAGAAGTTATATTTCTTTACCCGTGGGCGGTTATCTCTCGTCAGCTTGGATTGTTTGGTTTCTTGGAGATGGTTGTTTTTGTGATCATTTTACTGGTGGGCTATTTCTACATCCTTGGTCGCGGAGCGCTCAAATGGGACTAG
- a CDS encoding histidinol-phosphatase, which yields MGKKIGDWYQYSGAVHVHTTESDGTKPLEEVVAIGQRADLDFMMLADHMTLATRDNGSEGMYGKMLVVIGYEHNDQDDRHHYLLFETPRVYPNTMTVREYVAAGEADGALGIMAHPDEIRNRMAQFQPYPWTDWKVEGFAGVELWNQMSEWMERLTPFNKLPMAFSPRKSMVGPTDRILGQWDQWNLKRKVVGVASVDAHAFRIKVGPFKVEIFPYKVHFRCLRTHILLDESLSTDFDKARCQLYDALRDCRSFCSNMRWGSAQGFEFYAEDDSRRVTCGGELPSHEGVRLVVKLPSRARLKLIHNGELVLQSSTDSLTYAIQSRGIYRVEAWKGRRGWIFSNHIRIGV from the coding sequence ATGGGTAAGAAGATCGGTGATTGGTATCAGTATTCGGGGGCAGTGCATGTTCACACTACTGAATCCGATGGTACCAAGCCGCTCGAAGAAGTAGTCGCAATTGGGCAAAGGGCCGACCTCGATTTCATGATGCTGGCCGATCATATGACCCTGGCCACTCGCGACAATGGCAGTGAGGGAATGTACGGCAAGATGCTGGTAGTCATCGGTTACGAGCACAACGACCAGGATGATCGGCATCACTACTTGTTATTTGAGACGCCCCGAGTCTACCCGAACACTATGACCGTGCGCGAATACGTCGCCGCCGGTGAGGCTGATGGTGCTCTGGGTATCATGGCGCATCCCGATGAAATCCGCAATCGCATGGCTCAGTTCCAACCGTATCCCTGGACTGATTGGAAAGTGGAAGGTTTCGCTGGCGTTGAGTTATGGAACCAGATGTCGGAGTGGATGGAACGGTTGACCCCATTTAACAAACTTCCAATGGCTTTTTCTCCTCGTAAGTCGATGGTCGGTCCCACGGATCGTATCCTGGGGCAATGGGACCAGTGGAACCTGAAGCGTAAAGTAGTCGGCGTGGCCAGCGTCGATGCGCACGCCTTTCGTATCAAAGTGGGACCGTTTAAGGTTGAGATATTTCCTTACAAAGTTCACTTTCGATGTCTTCGAACCCACATCCTTCTGGACGAATCACTTTCCACTGACTTTGACAAGGCCAGATGTCAACTGTATGATGCCCTGCGGGATTGTAGATCGTTTTGCTCCAATATGCGTTGGGGCTCGGCTCAGGGATTTGAGTTCTATGCCGAGGACGACTCCCGCCGTGTTACCTGCGGAGGTGAATTGCCATCGCATGAGGGTGTACGGTTGGTGGTCAAGCTGCCCTCACGGGCACGTCTGAAACTGATTCACAACGGGGAGCTCGTTCTCCAGTCAAGCACAGACTCGCTGACCTATGCCATTCAAAGTCGGGGCATCTACCGCGTTGAGGCATGGAAGGGACGCCGGGGGTGGATCTTCTCAAACCATATTCGCATAGGAGTGTAA